Genomic DNA from Anguilla anguilla isolate fAngAng1 chromosome 17, fAngAng1.pri, whole genome shotgun sequence:
TCCTCTTCTCCAGCGCCGTCTACTTCGCCGAGGTCGACCACAAGGAGACGGCCTTCACCAGCATCCCCGAGGCCTTCTGGTGGGCGGTGGTGTCCATGACGACGGTGGGCTACGGGGACATGTACCCGGTGACGGTGGGCGGGAAGCTGGTGGGCACCATGTGCGCCATCGCAGGCGTGCTGACCATCTCGCTGCCCGTGCCCGTCATCGTCTCCAACTTCAGCTACTTCTACCACCGGGAGACGGAGTGCGAGGACACCACGGAGTACAGGCACGTCAGCACCTCGCTGTGGGAGAACGAGGACGacgggcagggcgggggcgaggggggcggcgACTACCTGCCTCTGGAGGCGGAGGGCAACGGGGGCATCTGCGTCCCGCTCAACCGGACCCTGCTCAAGGGACTGTGTTCtgggcagggggcggagcagagaggggggaacATGTATCTGAGAGAGCCGCTGGTTACCCAGGTCTGAGAGAAGAAGGAGAtgtatacataaacacacacacacacacacacacacacacatatacacacatacacacacacacacatacacattcagatcctaaccttaacctaattctaaccctaaccctaagtcttaaccctaaaacagcctcttgaaattGTGAGCACCAGCAAAATGTCCTCACTTCCCGTAATCTTCCttatctttctatccttgtgaggacattatggtcctcacaaagatagtagtacaaacacacacacacagacacacagacacacacgcacacacacacacacaaatacacacattgtatttgtattacatTGCTTTGTAttacaaagaaacacacagcacgcagACTGGGCAACTTTGCACACAGAACGTAAAATGAGTTAGTACCCGTGTAAAggacagaataaaacaaaattgcaagtttgatgtttattcatattttactaCTGTATGGTACCTTCAGAGACAAAAGAGTTACAgctggctttatttatttatgtatttatcattGTGTTTATtagtcattattattcattattacttttttgAGTTTGATCTAGAGttaactgtatatttatttgtaaagcTAAAACGTGATGTATATCTGAAATGAACTGGCTTACGGTTTGTTCTAATAACTTCTAATAGACGCATATCATGCTTTTTTGTGTCTGGTAACTTTCACTGGTAAATTTAATATTGTTGCCTAGATAAGggtaaccacacacacaaacatatatatatatatatatttctcataTCCTCCTGAAACCTGACAGAAAAAGTGTAGGCATTTTAGTGTTTATGACATAATACACGTCTTGGACAAGAGcatatattttctaaattattatatatttaattttattcaatgtCCATCGTAGTGTGGGTTTCGGAAGAACTGAATAAATGGCTcctgagattaagaccagagacccATGTCTCCTACAggggacaaacacaaacagctgcGTCTGAGGAGGATATAATTCAGTATTCTCCAGGGTAAGTTTAGACTCCCAGGTAGAATTCTTTATTGAGGTTTTATAAGGCACACATGTCTTCAGCTGGAAAGAGACACCATGCCTAGAGTATGAATGTCTGGCGGTCTTTCGGGTTGAAGTCTGGAGTGGGCAACATGAGAGCACACTGTGGtatactgtaccgcattgtttACCATTCTGTAATGTACTACTCCAGGTTTTATGTTAACTATGCAGAAgactgacgggggggggggggcgggggttattgagagagaggtgttgtgtgtgtgtgcgcgcgtgtgggtGTTTGTCCTTGTCTGCACATACTGtgtaatctttatttataaatatgtattggTATATATTCAATAAAACTTCCCTGCAGGTTTTGCTGGGTACATAGCGATAGAAATATTGTATTGACCTGATGTGATCATTGAATATTTACATAACATACAGCCTGAATACAACATTAGTAgagactgcatttattttataattgaaCATTTCAGCTTACACCATTTAAACAGTTCAGCTCTCACACggtaagataaataaatactaaactAAAATACGTGATAAAaagttgaaacaaaaaaaaatgtattcagtaaCTTTCAAAGACACTATTTTTCCGGCATGGTGAGGTAACATGCACGGCACTAACACATAGCCCTTTTTTTAACCACATCGCATTTAAAACGCTCTGCATCAGCCTGCAGTTTGCTGTCCCGCAGCTCTGCAATTCATCGCTATCGCATTTAACGGCCACTTATTGCACAAATCAACAGTGCCGTGTGTAACCTGGTTGCATTGTAATGGCACGTGTATCGGCTACTGCACACGTTAATGCAGTAGCAATTCACCGCCCGAATCAGTATGTGATGGAGACACGCAGTGGTACTGTGCGTGCGCGGACGGTCCTGCGCTCGTGCGCCGTGTTTCTCTTATCGTTATCTACTGTGGAACCCCGGACTGGACCAAACATCAGCCGCTGATATCCTCATTCCCAGCGGGTCGTCAGATTCCAGATCCACGTTCTCCTGTCTCTCGCTCAGCtttcccttctctttcttcaCCCTTTCCATCCCCAAGATCAGCTCGTTCATCACGGGAAGGAACTGATAAAAGGGACGGGCGTATTTCACACCAGACGGTTTCGAGGAAAGGGATATAGGAAGCCCGTTATGCGGGGACTGGAAAACGGTGTATCCGTCCGACAGGAGCAGTTCCCTGAAAGTGCAGTCTGCCTGTTTGTACTGCTGCTGAGGAAAATAGACCAATAAATTTGATTAGAAAGGATTGTCACTGTGCGATGGagttcacatttcacattgagtTTCTGAAATGTTCTTAAGCGCAATGTTAAACATCAATATGATTCACCTGGCCTCTTAGATGTCCTGAGTTgtccacacacaggtacagagaggATGAGACTCCTTTTATGACAGTTTCACCTGGTCTAACGGACCTCAGCTCCAGTACACCTagagcacgcacacgcaccaaTCAGAATCACTCATTAGTCATGAGTCATTAGTGACACGCTGTgtctgaacaaaataaaattaatttgagcaACAGATTATCAAACAGCGATGGAACAGACGTCATAGCAATTCAATGAATAATGTTGATCAATAGGCCTACAATCTCACAGCTGATGttatgattaataataatatcattaatgacacacagacgcacagacaatCAGATTAACTTAAAAGGTACAAAAGATTCCTGTGGAAATAAGGCGTTTTGACAGTAAGTAGTATAACTTATGAGCAAGAGGTAAAATGTCAATATcagctgtaataataataataatgataataataataatgatgccTTGAAACAGAAGAATTGAACtggattcattttcataaatcatGTCGGGGTGCTGATCTCAGTTTTGCATTTTAGCTCACACAGAAAAATCAGGATCCGTAACAGAACACGGACCCGGGAGAGCTGACCTGAGATCAGCATTGCTGCGGTGAGAACCCTAAAGAACGCAGATCCCGAACATCGGACCGGCGCTAACACATCCTTACGCGTCCATTTCAGGCAACTTTcacagtgttaaagcaggccTCCATTTTGTCTGGAGTGATGCGGTAATGACTCACTGTTGACTGTCTGGACGGGCGTCCCCCTCACCGTGCCGTCTTGggaaatctccaggaacagtccTTGTCTTTTGTTCTCTTAGAAAGCAAATGGGTTATTAGCACCAGTACTGGCAGCTTTCCTGggtaatgcacacacagcaaTCTGTGACCTCTGGTGGCATTTCAACAACACCTgccagtaataataataaaattattattattattagtagtagtagtattaataacaataataataataataataacaacaacaacaacaaaagtaataatattattaattattagcaataataataataatattagtagcaatagcaataataataataatcaatagcaataataataataacaaaagtaataataataataataatagtagcaattgcaataataataataataataataagcatcaTCATCATTCCAATAATAATACCTGTGTATAGATGTCTTTCCCTGACTTGGTCATCAAAGGACAAAGGAGATTGGTTGGGAAgataaaaagagagggagagatgaacgagtgcaaagagggagagaagaccAGTGAAAGCTGGGGAAGGCATCACAGATGGAAACAGACAGACTACACAGAGGAGCTAAAGGAAAACGAAAAATGCTGATCTGAATTTTcgttaaataataaataagatttTACATACAcatggcaaataaataatgcataaataaatattaataaaaggaTAGTAAATAATATCAGTCCATGTAATGTATCCCTAGTTTCCCTAGAGATGCAAGTGGGTGATCCTTATATAGGATAGACTATTCATACTCAGGGAAGCAGGAAGTCAAGgtaataacaataaacaaataactggGCGAGTAAGAGCCGAGAAAGAGGGAAGTTCTTGCATTGTAGGAGTTGTAAAAGAGGGAACTTATGCCCCATTCTCCGTGACCATAGAGATCATTTGTAGCCAAATGCGTCTCTAATATGCCTTTTGTATAACACGAGAGTCAACTCGCGTTTGTAGTCCTGTTATCTGTTATTATGATGATTAGGCTCCTGTTATTAAATGTCAACCGTAGACCAGAAGCTAACACGAGCATATTCGCCGAATATGCGTCAGCCGCTTGACGTTAACCGCCCCTTATTTGCAAGGTTGTGATGACAGTAAAGAGGTTCCGGGGAAATGAGAGGTGTGTCGCCGTGCGTAAGTGTATGACTGTCCATTGCGTTTTATGATTATGGCCGTGGAGAATTGTTTACCGTTATATGCGGCGGAAATTATTGGATTTGAAGGATAAGGAAAGACGCTTGAGTCATGGAGTAATTTTCGAAGGTCTGTCTATAGATTTAGAATTGGGGAGGGGGCGTGTTGTCACAGTCGATCATggacaggaggagggaggggggtggtggggaggaggtaagggtggggaaaaaattagCAGTTGAGAGCGAAATTCATTAAGAACTAGCTTTACAATTTCAATCAGTTACTCAGGACCACAGACCGGACCTGTACACATTCTGATCCAAACCTGGTGACCCTTGGTCTGGAGAAGGTTAGATAACGGAAAGTGGACCGCCGCATGATTTGCATCTGTCTTGACGTCACTTCTCACTTGCAGCACTAGAGGGAGCTCTGGGCTCCGGCAGgaatcactgtgtgtgctgcgtGATCTGAGTGACCTTGAAAGTGTTATTGAGATGGTGACGGGAGGAAGGCGGGAAGGTTCAAAGCACAGCCTTATCGTATGGGAGCTGTTTGTGTGACCTCTACCGGGGAGTATCCCGTGGGGGTGGACTTGAAAGGATTGCACTGTAAAACACGGCAGTGACCTACTAAACCAAACATGCATGTCACTAAATTAATTAAAGGTCTACCCGACTGTTTACGCTTGTCCACTATCGCGCGGAATGTGCGGAAATAGATTTGATTCAATTTTTCTTGTAAGATCATAAATGAACTCATAAATAAAGGAGTTTCCATTCCTTACGcgaagtgtattttattttccaaggaaGTTGTCCTGACGATGGAGTACTGTTGTTGAAACATAATATGGCTTAATCTACTTTAATAGAAATAGGTAAACACGCACAAGACaatgaaatattgttttaacaGTTCAGCGAATAAAAGCTTTGTCCTCTCGCCAATGTGAAATGATATACTGAATAACAGCCTCTCTTTTTGGCCTCCATCTGtctttcaccccctccccaataatcTTCAATTGAGCTATTGAGTGTTCAGATTCACAAATGTGATTATAAACCTATTCACTTGCAATTTGCAGTAAGATGCAAACCAAATTGTGACCCCGATTGGTCAAAACCCCAGGCCTACTGACAGCCTGTGCGCAGTTCTTCATTGTAACCACCTGCTCAAAGTTGGCTGCGTCAGTGTTCACAGATGTTTCATCCCTGAATTTTCAGAGATTTTTATCGGTTGGTGTTCAGAGATGATGTCACGCAGGTATTATTAGCAAAGAGATTTGAATCTCTTTGTTATTAGCGCCGCAGTGCCACCCCGGgttttaccccaccccctcccctctgacgTCAGGGGTCTCCACGGTAACGTCAGCGGCTCCCGTAATCATCCACGGTCCCTCTGGTCCGTCCGGGAAGAATGATCAGGATTGACGTCTTTCTGGCCATCTG
This window encodes:
- the LOC118215928 gene encoding fibroblast growth factor 19-like isoform X2: MLISGVLELRSVRPGETVIKGVSSSLYLCVDNSGHLRGQQYKQADCTFRELLLSDGYTVFQSPHNGLPISLSSKPSGVKYARPFYQFLPVMNELILGMERVKKEKGKLSERQENVDLESDDPLGMRISAADVWSSPGFHSR
- the LOC118215928 gene encoding fibroblast growth factor 19-like isoform X1 translates to MLISGVLELRSVRPGETVIKGVSSSLYLCVDNSGHLRGQQQYKQADCTFRELLLSDGYTVFQSPHNGLPISLSSKPSGVKYARPFYQFLPVMNELILGMERVKKEKGKLSERQENVDLESDDPLGMRISAADVWSSPGFHSR